The Pantoea sp. At-9b genome includes a window with the following:
- the galU gene encoding UTP--glucose-1-phosphate uridylyltransferase GalU translates to MSAFKSKVKKAVIPVAGLGTRMLPATKAIPKEMLPLVDKPLIQYVVNECIAAGINEIVLVTHSSKNAIENHFDTSFELESMLEKRVKRQLLDEIQSICPPHVTIMQVRQGIAKGLGHAVMCAHPLVGDEPVAVILPDVIIDEYESDPTKDNLAEMLARYEESGRSQIMVEPVADVTAYGVVDCKGADLAPGESAPMVGVVEKPKAAEAPSNLAVVGRYVLSADIWPLLAKTPPGAGGEVQLTDSIAMLMEKETVEAYHLKGVSHDCGNKLGYMQAFVEYGVRHPVLGKDFTQWLEGAVGNKK, encoded by the coding sequence ATGTCTGCCTTTAAGTCAAAAGTAAAAAAAGCGGTAATCCCTGTAGCTGGCCTCGGTACGCGTATGCTGCCTGCCACCAAAGCTATCCCGAAAGAAATGTTGCCGCTGGTTGATAAGCCGTTGATCCAGTATGTCGTGAACGAGTGTATCGCTGCTGGCATCAATGAAATCGTGCTGGTCACCCATTCCTCTAAAAACGCCATCGAGAACCACTTTGATACCAGTTTTGAGCTGGAGTCGATGCTGGAAAAACGTGTTAAGCGTCAGCTGCTGGATGAAATCCAGTCTATTTGCCCGCCGCATGTGACCATCATGCAGGTTCGTCAGGGTATCGCCAAAGGTCTGGGTCACGCGGTGATGTGTGCACACCCGCTGGTGGGTGATGAGCCGGTTGCGGTTATTCTGCCGGACGTGATCATCGACGAGTACGAATCTGATCCGACGAAAGACAACCTGGCTGAAATGCTGGCACGTTACGAAGAAAGTGGCCGCAGCCAGATTATGGTGGAGCCGGTTGCTGACGTTACTGCTTACGGTGTGGTTGACTGTAAAGGTGCCGATCTGGCGCCGGGCGAAAGTGCACCGATGGTTGGCGTGGTTGAAAAACCGAAAGCCGCTGAAGCGCCGTCAAACCTGGCAGTCGTGGGTCGTTATGTGTTGTCTGCTGACATTTGGCCACTGCTGGCTAAAACCCCTCCGGGTGCGGGTGGTGAAGTTCAGCTGACTGACTCCATCGCCATGCTGATGGAAAAAGAGACCGTTGAAGCTTATCACCTGAAAGGTGTGAGCCATGATTGCGGTAACAAGCTGGGTTATATGCAGGCTTTTGTTGAGTACGGTGTTCGCCATCCGGTTCTGGGTAAAGATTTCACCCAATGGCTTGAAGGCGCTGTAGGAAACAAAAAGTAA
- the rssB gene encoding two-component system response regulator RssB has protein sequence MEKPLIGKKILIVEDEVVFRSLLDNFLISLGAQTMQAGDGLDGLTLLTAQAVDLVICDLEMPRMGGIQFVERIRSRGNSVPILIISATQNMADIAHVLRLGVQDVLLKPLRNLERFREAVYECLYPSMFTSKVEEDEQLFQDWDALVSDPLAAAKLLKQLQPPVQQTIANCRINYRQLTMAEQPGLVLDIAALSDKDLAFYCLDVTRAGDNGVLAALLLRALFNGLLQEQLSGQKQRLPELNGLLRKVNMLLRQANLNGQFPLLVGYYHRQLKNLILVSAGLNATLHINTHQIQLSNGVPLGTMGSTHLNQISQRAESWQCHVWGAGGRLRLMLSAEE, from the coding sequence ATGGAAAAACCGCTAATCGGCAAAAAGATACTCATTGTCGAAGATGAGGTCGTTTTCCGTTCGTTGCTTGATAACTTCTTAATCAGTCTTGGCGCGCAAACGATGCAGGCCGGAGACGGTCTGGATGGGCTGACGCTGCTCACCGCCCAGGCGGTTGATCTGGTCATTTGTGATCTGGAAATGCCGCGCATGGGAGGGATTCAGTTCGTTGAACGTATTCGTAGCCGTGGCAACAGTGTGCCGATCCTGATCATCTCTGCCACGCAGAATATGGCGGATATTGCCCATGTCTTGCGTCTTGGCGTCCAGGATGTGCTGCTTAAGCCACTGCGTAATCTCGAACGTTTTCGCGAGGCCGTGTATGAATGCCTCTACCCCTCGATGTTTACCTCTAAGGTGGAAGAAGACGAGCAGCTTTTCCAGGACTGGGATGCGCTGGTCAGCGATCCGCTGGCCGCCGCGAAATTACTGAAACAATTACAACCGCCGGTGCAGCAGACCATTGCCAATTGCCGTATCAATTATCGGCAGTTAACCATGGCGGAGCAGCCGGGGCTGGTGCTGGATATTGCCGCCTTGTCTGACAAAGACCTGGCGTTTTATTGCCTGGACGTTACTCGTGCCGGTGATAATGGCGTGCTGGCAGCCTTATTGCTGCGCGCTTTGTTTAATGGCCTGTTGCAGGAACAACTTTCCGGTCAGAAACAGCGCTTGCCGGAGTTAAACGGTTTGTTGCGTAAGGTAAATATGTTGTTGCGCCAGGCTAATCTGAATGGTCAATTCCCGTTGTTGGTGGGTTATTACCACCGGCAATTGAAAAATCTTATTCTGGTGTCCGCCGGGCTGAATGCCACGCTGCACATTAACACTCATCAAATTCAACTCAGTAATGGTGTTCCCCTTGGCACTATGGGGAGTACACATCTTAATCAAATAAGCCAACGCGCTGAGTCCTGGCAATGCCATGTATGGGGCGCGGGTGGCCGACTCCGGCTGATGTTATCGGCTGAAGAATAA
- the rssA gene encoding patatin-like phospholipase RssA, which yields MRKVRIGLALGSGAAKGWSHIGVINALERAGVEIDVVAGCSVGALVGSAYVNGRLGMMERWVSAFRYWDVIRLMDLSWQRGGLLRGDRVFSHVRQLIPNELIEQCDKPFGVVATNLSTGRELWLTEGDLHQAVRASCSMPGLLPPVGYNGYWLVDGAVVNPVPISLTRALGADIVIAVDLQHDAHLMQQDLLSVTPQSGEEQAAAEALSWGKKLRQRLLGLAQRRANQTPGAMEIMSTSIQVLENRLKRNRMAGDPPDVLIQPFCPQISTLDFHRAEEAIAAGKAAVEKKMDELLPLVRSR from the coding sequence ATGAGAAAGGTGAGGATCGGGTTGGCCCTGGGTTCAGGTGCCGCCAAAGGCTGGTCGCATATCGGTGTCATCAACGCGTTAGAACGCGCCGGGGTCGAGATTGATGTGGTCGCAGGCTGTTCAGTGGGGGCACTGGTGGGGTCGGCGTATGTCAATGGCCGTCTCGGTATGATGGAACGCTGGGTCAGCGCATTTCGCTACTGGGACGTTATTCGCCTGATGGATCTCTCCTGGCAACGCGGTGGGCTGCTCCGTGGCGACCGGGTATTCAGCCATGTGCGGCAGCTGATACCCAATGAGTTAATTGAGCAATGCGATAAACCTTTTGGCGTGGTAGCAACCAATCTTAGTACCGGTCGTGAGTTGTGGTTAACCGAAGGTGACCTGCATCAGGCGGTACGTGCATCGTGCAGTATGCCAGGCTTATTACCACCCGTTGGCTACAATGGGTACTGGCTGGTTGATGGCGCGGTGGTCAATCCGGTGCCGATTTCGCTTACGCGTGCGCTGGGGGCTGACATCGTGATCGCGGTCGATCTCCAGCATGATGCGCATCTGATGCAGCAGGATTTACTGTCAGTGACGCCGCAAAGCGGGGAAGAGCAGGCAGCGGCTGAAGCATTGAGCTGGGGCAAAAAACTACGCCAGCGACTTCTGGGTTTAGCCCAGCGTCGTGCAAATCAAACGCCTGGTGCAATGGAGATTATGTCGACCTCCATCCAGGTACTGGAAAATCGCCTGAAGCGTAATCGTATGGCAGGCGATCCGCCGGATGTACTGATTCAACCCTTCTGTCCGCAAATCTCCACGCTGGACTTTCACCGGGCTGAAGAGGCCATCGCGGCAGGCAAGGCCGCCGTCGAGAAAAAAATGGATGAACTATTACCGCTGGTTCGTAGCAGATAG
- a CDS encoding YchJ family protein yields the protein MSETCPCCSGKQYSLCCQPFLTGQANPASAEQLMRSRYTAYVEKNAAWLVATWHPSQRVAELETLLSESFSSTEWLGLNVTRCNQGSHQNEAFVTFFARYLEKGRASAIYECSRFLREDQRWYYVDGTTPPLGRNDRCPCGSDKKYKKCCG from the coding sequence GTGTCCGAAACGTGCCCCTGCTGTAGCGGAAAGCAGTATAGCCTATGTTGCCAACCCTTTCTGACCGGGCAGGCCAACCCCGCAAGCGCCGAACAGTTGATGCGCTCACGCTACACGGCATACGTAGAGAAAAACGCGGCATGGCTGGTCGCAACCTGGCACCCCAGCCAACGAGTGGCCGAACTTGAGACGTTATTATCTGAAAGTTTTTCCAGCACTGAATGGCTGGGCCTGAATGTAACCCGTTGTAATCAGGGAAGCCATCAGAATGAAGCGTTCGTGACGTTTTTTGCGCGATACCTCGAAAAAGGACGCGCATCGGCCATCTATGAATGTTCACGCTTTCTTCGTGAGGATCAACGCTGGTACTATGTAGACGGAACAACCCCTCCATTGGGGCGAAATGATCGCTGTCCTTGTGGCTCCGATAAAAAATACAAAAAATGTTGTGGCTGA
- the purU gene encoding formyltetrahydrofolate deformylase yields the protein MQAQTMQRKVLRTICPDAKGLIAKITNICYKHELNIVQNNEFVDHRTGRFFMRTELEGIFNDNTLLADLDSALPVGSVRELNSAGRRRVVILVTKEAHCLGDLLMKSAFGGLDMEIAAVIGNHETLRSLVERFDIPFVLVSHEGLTREEHDNRMADEIDRYQPDYVVLAKYMRVLTPAFVQRYPNQIINIHHSFLPAFIGARPYHQAYERGVKIIGATAHYVNDNLDEGPIIMQDVINVDHSYTAEEMMRAGRDVEKNVLSRALYKVLGQRVFVYGNRTIIL from the coding sequence ATGCAAGCGCAAACCATGCAACGAAAAGTTTTACGTACCATTTGCCCCGATGCGAAAGGTCTGATCGCCAAAATCACTAACATTTGTTACAAGCACGAACTTAACATTGTGCAGAACAACGAGTTTGTCGATCACCGTACCGGGCGCTTTTTTATGCGCACAGAGCTTGAAGGGATTTTCAACGACAACACCCTGCTTGCCGATCTCGACAGCGCCTTACCGGTGGGTTCAGTTCGTGAACTGAATAGCGCCGGTCGCCGCCGTGTAGTCATTCTGGTGACCAAAGAGGCGCACTGCCTTGGCGACCTGCTGATGAAAAGTGCCTTCGGTGGCCTCGATATGGAGATCGCTGCGGTCATTGGTAACCATGAAACGCTGCGTTCTTTGGTTGAACGCTTTGATATTCCGTTTGTGCTGGTTAGCCATGAAGGTCTGACGCGTGAAGAGCACGACAACCGCATGGCGGATGAGATTGACCGTTATCAGCCCGATTATGTGGTGCTGGCGAAATATATGCGTGTCTTGACCCCCGCGTTCGTACAGCGTTATCCGAACCAGATCATCAACATTCACCACTCGTTCCTGCCCGCGTTTATCGGTGCACGTCCCTACCATCAGGCCTATGAGCGTGGTGTGAAGATCATCGGTGCGACGGCGCATTATGTGAATGACAATCTCGATGAAGGCCCGATCATTATGCAGGATGTGATCAACGTCGATCACAGCTACACCGCTGAAGAGATGATGCGCGCCGGTCGCGACGTTGAGAAAAATGTGTTGAGCCGTGCCTTGTATAAAGTGCTGGGCCAACGCGTATTTGTTTACGGCAACCGCACGATCATTCTTTGA
- a CDS encoding LysR family transcriptional regulator has product MDKLAGMKVFVKAAELGSFAAVADMLEMSPQMVAKHIAALETRLGAALINRTTRRLHLTDIGRRYYERCRVVLAEVEEADAVVLNMQATPAGIIRVNAPVTFGSYTLAPFITRYLAAWPQVQVELTLSDRIINAAEEEAEVLIRIGELADSAMVAWPLARYRLIACAAPSYIALHGMPRTPAELQHHACLVYGYWSSAMPCRWIFHKAGKIEEVRPEGRLRSNDWKALMHAALEGYGVTLGPEDVLKEEINKGRLVRVLPDYSGPSRPMHVLVPSARKQTTKIRCFVDAVRTEFANQ; this is encoded by the coding sequence ATGGACAAGTTGGCCGGGATGAAGGTGTTCGTCAAAGCCGCAGAACTCGGGTCATTTGCCGCTGTCGCTGACATGCTGGAGATGTCACCGCAGATGGTAGCCAAACATATTGCTGCGCTTGAAACCCGGCTGGGAGCCGCGCTCATCAATCGCACGACACGACGCCTGCATCTCACCGATATCGGACGTCGTTACTATGAACGTTGCCGCGTGGTGCTGGCTGAAGTGGAGGAGGCTGACGCGGTGGTATTGAATATGCAGGCCACGCCTGCCGGTATCATCCGGGTGAATGCGCCGGTGACTTTTGGTTCATACACCCTTGCGCCCTTTATCACCCGCTATCTCGCCGCCTGGCCGCAAGTGCAGGTCGAACTGACGTTGAGTGACAGAATCATTAATGCCGCAGAGGAAGAGGCGGAGGTTTTGATCCGCATTGGGGAGCTGGCCGACAGCGCGATGGTGGCCTGGCCGCTGGCACGCTATCGTTTGATTGCCTGTGCGGCCCCGTCTTACATTGCGCTGCATGGTATGCCGCGCACCCCGGCAGAATTGCAACATCACGCCTGCCTGGTCTATGGCTACTGGTCCTCCGCCATGCCCTGTCGCTGGATTTTTCATAAAGCGGGTAAGATTGAGGAAGTCAGGCCGGAAGGGCGGTTACGCTCCAACGACTGGAAAGCCCTGATGCATGCGGCACTTGAAGGTTATGGTGTGACTCTGGGGCCGGAAGATGTACTGAAAGAGGAAATTAATAAAGGGCGGCTGGTGCGGGTACTACCGGATTACAGCGGTCCGTCACGCCCGATGCATGTACTGGTGCCATCGGCGCGCAAACAAACGACGAAGATACGTTGTTTTGTTGATGCAGTGAGAACGGAGTTTGCGAATCAATAA
- the xthA gene encoding exodeoxyribonuclease III has product MKFVSFNINGLRARPHQLEALVEQHQPDVIGLQETKVHDDMFPLEEVSKLGYHVFYHGQKGHYGVALLTKAEPVAVHRGFPSDGEDAQRRLIMAEIPSPIGDITVINGYFPQGESRDHPIKFPAKEKFYQDLQSYLQTQLAVDKPVLIMGDMNISSTDLDIGIGEENRKRWLRTGKCSFLPEEREWMDRLLNWGLVDTWRAQYPETADRFSWFDYRSKGFDDNRGLRIDLLLASQPLASRCIASGIDYDIRSMEKPSDHAPVWSTFKL; this is encoded by the coding sequence ATGAAATTTGTCTCATTTAACATCAATGGCTTGCGTGCTCGCCCTCATCAACTTGAGGCGCTGGTGGAACAGCATCAGCCGGACGTTATCGGCCTGCAGGAAACCAAGGTTCATGACGACATGTTCCCGCTCGAAGAGGTTAGCAAACTCGGTTACCACGTGTTTTATCACGGACAAAAAGGCCACTACGGCGTCGCACTTCTGACCAAAGCTGAGCCGGTCGCGGTGCACCGTGGTTTCCCGAGTGATGGCGAAGACGCGCAGCGCCGTCTGATTATGGCTGAAATCCCCAGCCCGATTGGCGATATCACGGTGATCAACGGTTACTTCCCACAAGGTGAAAGCCGTGACCATCCGATCAAGTTTCCGGCCAAAGAGAAATTTTACCAGGATTTGCAAAGCTATCTGCAAACCCAACTGGCCGTCGATAAGCCGGTGCTGATTATGGGCGATATGAACATCAGCAGCACCGATCTCGACATCGGTATCGGTGAAGAGAACCGTAAACGTTGGCTGCGCACCGGTAAGTGCTCGTTCCTGCCGGAAGAACGTGAGTGGATGGACCGACTGCTGAATTGGGGTCTGGTGGATACCTGGCGTGCTCAATACCCGGAAACGGCCGATCGCTTCTCCTGGTTTGATTACCGCTCCAAAGGCTTTGATGATAACCGTGGTCTGCGTATCGATCTGCTGCTTGCCAGCCAGCCGCTGGCGTCGCGCTGCATCGCCAGCGGTATTGACTATGATATCCGCAGTATGGAAAAACCGTCCGATCACGCGCCGGTATGGTCAACGTTTAAATTGTGA
- a CDS encoding YnjH family protein, with product MRYLMVLLSGVLLLSSAAQANRTPDTGRSGGNTDVVVDMPPEVWTQGQNNQQSNCLQCCTYENRSYSEGAVVKAEGVLLQCSRDEKVMGTNPLIWKIIK from the coding sequence ATGCGTTATCTGATGGTATTGCTGAGTGGTGTACTGCTGTTGAGCAGCGCGGCACAAGCAAATCGCACCCCTGATACCGGACGCAGTGGTGGTAATACTGACGTGGTCGTGGATATGCCGCCAGAAGTCTGGACGCAGGGACAGAATAATCAGCAGAGCAACTGTTTACAGTGCTGTACCTATGAAAATCGCAGCTATTCAGAAGGCGCGGTGGTCAAGGCAGAGGGCGTGCTCCTGCAATGCTCACGTGATGAGAAAGTGATGGGCACCAATCCATTAATCTGGAAGATCATCAAATAA
- a CDS encoding DNA topoisomerase III, producing MRLFIAEKPSLGRAIADVLPKPHRRGEGYIACGNDQVVTWCVGHLLEQAQPDSYDSRYARWNLADLPIIPEKWQLQPRPSVAKQLKVIEGLLAQATEVVHAGDPDREGQLLVDEVIDYLQLPAEKRQKVQRCLINDLNPQAVERAVSRLRENREFIPLCVSALARARADWLYGINMTRAWTLLGRNAGYDGVLSVGRVQTPVLGLVVRRDEEIENFIPKDYFEVKAHIVTPKDERFVASWVPSDACEPWQDEEGRLLHRPLADHVLERINGQPARVTAYNDKRESEIAPLPFSLSSLQIEAAKRFGLSAQNVLDCCQRLYETHKLITYPRSDSRYLPEEHFAGRHAVLNAIQAHQPDMTPPADFNPEQRNRCWDDKKVDAHHAIIPTARASKVNLSENEANIYGLIARQYLMQFCPDAVFRKCVIDLDIAGGKFVAKARFLAEAGWRALLGSKERDEENDGTPLPVVSKGDELLCERGEVLAKQTQPPRPFTDATLLSAMTGIARFVQDKDLKKVLRATDGLGTEATRAGIIELLFRRTFLVKQGRYIHSTQAGRALIHALPEMAARPDMTAHWESTLTRISEKACRYDEFMQPLVSTLIGLIGQARQQPSLQAFRGIAASGSASEKKRTRKPARRKMKETE from the coding sequence ATGCGTTTGTTTATTGCAGAAAAACCGAGCCTCGGACGTGCCATCGCCGACGTGTTGCCTAAACCGCATCGACGTGGCGAGGGTTATATCGCGTGCGGCAATGACCAGGTCGTCACCTGGTGTGTCGGGCATTTGCTGGAGCAGGCGCAACCCGACAGTTACGACAGCCGTTATGCACGCTGGAATCTCGCCGACTTACCGATCATCCCTGAGAAGTGGCAGCTCCAGCCGCGTCCTTCGGTGGCAAAACAACTCAAAGTCATTGAAGGTTTGTTGGCCCAGGCCACCGAAGTGGTGCACGCCGGAGACCCGGATCGCGAAGGTCAATTGCTGGTGGATGAGGTGATTGATTACCTGCAATTGCCTGCGGAAAAGCGTCAGAAGGTACAACGCTGCCTGATTAACGACCTCAACCCACAGGCGGTGGAACGCGCTGTCAGCCGCCTGCGCGAAAATCGTGAGTTTATTCCGCTGTGTGTTTCGGCGCTGGCGCGCGCCCGTGCCGACTGGTTGTATGGCATCAATATGACCCGTGCCTGGACCCTGTTGGGGCGTAACGCGGGCTATGACGGTGTGTTGTCGGTAGGACGGGTGCAGACGCCCGTGCTGGGGCTGGTGGTCCGGCGCGATGAAGAGATCGAGAACTTTATCCCCAAGGACTATTTCGAAGTCAAAGCGCATATTGTCACGCCCAAAGATGAACGCTTTGTCGCCAGTTGGGTGCCCAGTGATGCCTGTGAGCCCTGGCAGGATGAAGAGGGGCGCTTGCTGCATCGCCCGCTGGCGGATCATGTGTTAGAACGCATCAACGGCCAACCGGCACGGGTCACGGCCTATAACGATAAACGGGAATCCGAAATCGCGCCGTTGCCGTTTTCGCTATCCAGCTTGCAGATTGAGGCGGCGAAACGCTTTGGCCTCAGTGCGCAAAACGTACTGGATTGCTGCCAGCGGCTGTATGAAACCCACAAGCTGATCACCTATCCACGTTCGGACAGCCGCTACCTGCCAGAAGAACATTTTGCCGGACGTCATGCGGTGCTGAACGCGATTCAGGCCCATCAGCCGGATATGACGCCACCCGCGGATTTTAACCCGGAACAACGCAACCGGTGCTGGGACGATAAAAAAGTGGATGCCCACCATGCCATCATCCCGACAGCGCGTGCCAGCAAGGTGAATCTGAGTGAAAACGAAGCCAATATTTATGGCCTGATTGCCCGCCAGTATCTGATGCAGTTCTGTCCTGATGCGGTGTTTCGTAAGTGCGTTATCGATCTCGACATTGCCGGTGGCAAATTCGTCGCCAAGGCACGTTTTCTGGCCGAAGCGGGCTGGCGAGCGCTGCTTGGCAGCAAGGAACGCGATGAAGAGAACGACGGCACCCCCTTGCCAGTGGTAAGTAAAGGTGACGAATTGCTGTGTGAGCGCGGTGAAGTGCTGGCTAAGCAGACCCAGCCCCCCCGGCCATTTACGGACGCCACCTTGCTTTCGGCCATGACCGGCATTGCCCGCTTTGTGCAGGATAAAGATCTAAAGAAAGTGCTGCGTGCGACCGATGGTTTAGGTACGGAAGCGACGCGCGCCGGCATTATCGAATTGCTGTTCCGGCGCACCTTTCTGGTGAAACAGGGCCGTTATATTCATTCGACACAGGCGGGCAGGGCATTGATTCACGCGCTGCCAGAAATGGCGGCACGGCCTGATATGACCGCTCACTGGGAATCGACGTTGACCCGTATTAGTGAAAAAGCCTGTCGCTACGATGAGTTTATGCAGCCGCTGGTGAGCACCTTAATTGGCCTGATTGGTCAGGCGCGCCAGCAGCCCTCGCTACAGGCATTTCGAGGCATTGCCGCGAGCGGAAGCGCGAGTGAGAAAAAACGGACCCGCAAACCCGCCCGGCGCAAAATGAAGGAGACCGAGTGA